GATCCTCTGGGACAACCGATGCACGCTGCACCGCCGCGACGCATTTGATCCGAATGCCTCCCGCATCATGCATCGCACCCAGATCAAGGGTCCCGCCATCGAAGCCTTCGACCCGGCCTCGGCCGGCATGGCGCTGGAGTCGTGAACATGGATGGCTTGCACCTTCCCATTCGCCGCGTCGAGGTATTCGGCGTGGCCGTGCCCCTGGTCGGCCCCGGCTTTCGCAATGCTTATGTCACCAAGACCGTGCAGAAGAGCGCGCTAGTACGCCTTACTGCGGAAGACGGTTCGATCGGGCTGGGCAATATCGATCCCTCTCCCGGCTATTCAGTGGAAACCATCGAGCAGTCGCTGCTGGCCATCCGCGACGAACTCGCGCCGCTGGTGCAGAACTGCGACGCCGGCAATCCGCATCAGGTGATGCAGCGCATGAACCAGGGTCGCTCGGGTTTCCTGGACGCCAAGGCGGCGATTGAGATGGCCTGCGTCGACATGTTGGCGCGCCGGCTCAATATCCCCGTGCACCAGTATCTGGGCGGCGCTGTGGTCGATACAGTGCGCTTCAATGCATGGATTGGCATTGTTCCGCCCGACGAGGCGGCCGCGGAGGCCCGCAAATGGTTTGACCGCGGCTTCCGCTCGGCCAAGATCAAAGTCGGCGGGGGCATCGAGGCCGACCGCGATCGCCTTGCGGCGGTGCGCGACGCGGTCGGGCCGACCATGACCCTGCGCGCCGATGCGAATGCCGGGTACAGCGTCGAGGAGGCGATCGCGCTGGGCCGCTTGCTGGAACCGATCGGCCTGCAACTGCTGGAACAGCCGGTGGCTGAGGACGACCTTGCCGGCATGGCAAAGGTGCGGCAGGCCATCGGCATCCCGGTGATGGCCGACGAATCGATCACCGATCATGCCAGCCTGATCGCGGTGATCCGCGCCAACTGCGCCGATATCGTCAAGCTCAAGGTGATGAAGCAGGGCGGCTTCCTGACCTGCAGGCGCATGCTGGAAACCGCCAGTGCGGCTGGCATGAAGGTTGTTATCGGACACGGGTTCGGGCTGGGCGTGAACACGGCGGCGGAAATCATGCTGGCATGCACCAGCACCGATGTGCTGGAAGGGCTGGAATGCGTTGGGCCGCTGAAGACTGCGGACGACATCGTGACCCACAAGCTCGAT
This DNA window, taken from Cupriavidus sp. D39, encodes the following:
- a CDS encoding mandelate racemase/muconate lactonizing enzyme family protein, with product MDGLHLPIRRVEVFGVAVPLVGPGFRNAYVTKTVQKSALVRLTAEDGSIGLGNIDPSPGYSVETIEQSLLAIRDELAPLVQNCDAGNPHQVMQRMNQGRSGFLDAKAAIEMACVDMLARRLNIPVHQYLGGAVVDTVRFNAWIGIVPPDEAAAEARKWFDRGFRSAKIKVGGGIEADRDRLAAVRDAVGPTMTLRADANAGYSVEEAIALGRLLEPIGLQLLEQPVAEDDLAGMAKVRQAIGIPVMADESITDHASLIAVIRANCADIVKLKVMKQGGFLTCRRMLETASAAGMKVVIGHGFGLGVNTAAEIMLACTSTDVLEGLECVGPLKTADDIVTHKLDMSSGAAAVPTGCGLGVELDEEKVERYRFAF